The Canis lupus familiaris isolate Mischka breed German Shepherd chromosome X, alternate assembly UU_Cfam_GSD_1.0, whole genome shotgun sequence genome has a segment encoding these proteins:
- the LOC119868446 gene encoding spindlin-2 isoform X5, with protein sequence MKTPNAPEAEGQQTRAAVGRATGSANMTKKKASQKKQRGRPSSQSRRNIVGCRISHGWKEGDEPITQWKGTVLDQVPINPSLYLVKYDGIDCVYGLELHRDERVLSLKILSDRVASSQVSDANLANTIIGKAVEHMFEGEHGSKDEWRGMVLAQAPIMKAWFYITYEKDPVLYMYQLLDDYKEGDLRIMPESSESPPAEREPGGVVDGLIGKHVEYTKEDGSKRIGMVIHQVEAKPSVYFIKFDDDFHIYVYDLVKKS encoded by the coding sequence ATGAAGACCCCCAACGCACCAGAGGCCGAAGGGCAGCAAACCAGGGCAGCTGTGGGCCGGGCCACTGGGTCGGCAAACATGACGAAGAAAAAAGCCTCCCAAAAGAAACAGAGGGGCAGACCTTCCTCCCAGTCCCGCAGGAACATCGTGGGCTGCAGAATTTCAcatggatggaaggaaggtgacgagcccatcacccagtggaAAGGAACCGTTCTGGATCAGGTGCCTATAAATCCCTCTCTTTATCTGGTGAAATATGATGGAATTGACTGTGTCTATGGACTGGAACTTCACAGAGATGAAAGAGTTTTgtctcttaaaattctttccGACAGGGTGGCATCATCTCAAGTCAGTGATGCAAACCTTGCAAACACCATAATTGGTAAAGCTGTGGAACATATGTTTGAGGGTGAGCACGGTTCTAAGGATGAATGGAGGGGAATGGTCTTAGCCCAAGCACCTATCATGAAAGCCTGGTTTTATATTACCTATGAGAAAGATCCTGTCTTGTACATGTACCAGCTTCTAGATGATTACAAAGAAGGAGACCTCCGTATCATGCCAGAGTCCAGTGAGTCTCCTCCAGCAGAGAGGGAGCCAGGAGGAGTTGTAGATGGCCTCATAGGTAAACATGTGGAATATACCAAAGAAGATGGCTCCAAACGGATTGGCATGGTCATTCACCAAGTGGAAGCCAAACCCTCTGTGTATTTCATCAAGTTTGATGATGATTTCCATATCTATGTCTATGATTTGGTGAAAAAGTCCTAA
- the LOC119868446 gene encoding spindlin-2 isoform X4, producing MWQRGRRRQGGGGPAKLRAGDTAAILLAYPATLLDALPAYGSFPPSLCKHPARLPLILLRHKLTAEAAARCPIRAREARDPGRWTPGMKTPNAPEAEGQQTRAAVGRATGSANMTKKKASQKKQRGRPSSQSRRNIVGCRISHGWKEGDEPITQWKGTVLDQVPINPSLYLVKYDGIDCVYGLELHRDERVLSLKILSDRVASSQVSDANLANTIIGKAVEHMFEGEHGSKDEWRGMVLAQAPIMKAWFYITYEKDPVLYMYQLLDDYKEGDLRIMPESSESPPAEREPGGVVDGLIGKHVEYTKEDGSKRIGMVIHQVEAKPSVYFIKFDDDFHIYVYDLVKKS from the exons atgtggcagaGGGGCCGCCGCCGACAGGGAGGCGGGGGGCCCGCGAAGCTCAGAGCTGGGGATACCGCCGCCATCCTCCTCGCCTACCCCGCCACCCTCCTAGACGCGCTCCCCGCCTACGGATCCTTCCCTCCCAGCCTGTGCAAACACCCGGCTCGTCTCCCGCTGATCCTCCTTCGACACAAGCTCACCGCGGAGGCAGCAGCTAGGTGTCCGATTCGGGCACGTGAGGCCCGGGATCCGGGGCGGTGGACACCAG gCATGAAGACCCCCAACGCACCAGAGGCCGAAGGGCAGCAAACCAGGGCAGCTGTGGGCCGGGCCACTGGGTCGGCAAACATGACGAAGAAAAAAGCCTCCCAAAAGAAACAGAGGGGCAGACCTTCCTCCCAGTCCCGCAGGAACATCGTGGGCTGCAGAATTTCAcatggatggaaggaaggtgacgagcccatcacccagtggaAAGGAACCGTTCTGGATCAGGTGCCTATAAATCCCTCTCTTTATCTGGTGAAATATGATGGAATTGACTGTGTCTATGGACTGGAACTTCACAGAGATGAAAGAGTTTTgtctcttaaaattctttccGACAGGGTGGCATCATCTCAAGTCAGTGATGCAAACCTTGCAAACACCATAATTGGTAAAGCTGTGGAACATATGTTTGAGGGTGAGCACGGTTCTAAGGATGAATGGAGGGGAATGGTCTTAGCCCAAGCACCTATCATGAAAGCCTGGTTTTATATTACCTATGAGAAAGATCCTGTCTTGTACATGTACCAGCTTCTAGATGATTACAAAGAAGGAGACCTCCGTATCATGCCAGAGTCCAGTGAGTCTCCTCCAGCAGAGAGGGAGCCAGGAGGAGTTGTAGATGGCCTCATAGGTAAACATGTGGAATATACCAAAGAAGATGGCTCCAAACGGATTGGCATGGTCATTCACCAAGTGGAAGCCAAACCCTCTGTGTATTTCATCAAGTTTGATGATGATTTCCATATCTATGTCTATGATTTGGTGAAAAAGTCCTAA